One part of the Dunckerocampus dactyliophorus isolate RoL2022-P2 chromosome 11, RoL_Ddac_1.1, whole genome shotgun sequence genome encodes these proteins:
- the inppl1b gene encoding inositol polyphosphate phosphatase-like 1b isoform X1 produces MATAAWYHRDISRVHAEDLLARAGRDGSFLVRDSESVPGAYALCVLFQRHVHTYRILPDGDGLLAVQQTTQGVQVNCFRTLEDLVLGYQHPHKGLVTPLLYPVPRDADTGDESSDDEKTPQSLVPVNTVTFTTPPAKPHPHALFLDKLQELNTSSTASDVIALLNDYFFSQLPLDIESVRKGATTLCHLKRTLGAACQGLNSEIDLTLSSLETLANVFDHPSCSLPNTHSQSPDKEVDTLLCKISALVSLLSSLEKKVLKALQDAVTNHNLAVQPSPPPPEPTPTIATSAQSHGHRQLPVHSFQVKMLRYGRQTVSVDVSAGVLLFDRKSSPLDVEQVSHDRVLQVVKYQSCPAKVRVVIDSHRNAPREMIFESTRKGDAFCQLLQLMKTRHSKLSQPDVISVFVGTWNMGGSPPPRSLQSWVTCCGLGHTPDEFVASLPHDIYALGTQENPQGEREWAEHIRATLRSHTHIDFKQVAVQSLWNMRLVVFVKPEHEHSISQVSTASVKTGLANTLGNKGAVGVSFHFNGTSFGFVNCHLTSGSEKAPRRNQNFVDILRLLSLGNKHLDAFDISLRFTHLFWCGDLNYRLDLDVQDILKHVSKREFEELMCADQLTRERHKRKAFLYFKEEKIAFPPTYRYERGSRDCYLWQKYKTSGVRVNVPSWCDRILWKSYPNTHVVCTAYGCTDDIFTSDHSPVFATFHVGVTSQSGSKAEPCSGVERAWIELEGIEAIVKTASKERFFIDFSSTCLEEMRRSSENDSQSCDVPGFVKLAWSFQQLPKLLPLKSDMDYLQDQHLLLSVKSCDGFESYGECCVALRSLVGASEQFETFLSHRGEEIGSIRGRVRLHVPKDRRGIREKTYEWFRFEKDERGSSGGHVAPTSTRVPMNRSLAAHPKPTPSSYTNPAYFIFEGVSVVRGIEEALPLQRREPQVIWAGNEALQLPKISGRHGFNARPCRRSDFTEIEIPAVLPHFAPTAQLQTPQANSSYELFPAKKPSPISPPSSKSVPPCQEQMSLAKKLPRDSILPENNLRNLYMNQSAILRQKAKRDPPDRKTKAPPVFPFTSTPVGHCQVPALWGGDQQHPGATGDNSLTALQIAKSLSEVDFFPGQHSAPSFPNQRPGYRNGPVLHTERGHSWEKEVSVLQGAPETVCELLSALGLQKYTLGLSLNGWDDLDYFSGITEEDLRAAGVTNSSHRRRILENLPRNWN; encoded by the exons ATTTCAACGCCATGTTCACACATATCGCATCCTTCCTGATGGAGACGGCCTCCTTGCGGTGCAG cagaCCACACAAGGAGTGCAGGTCAACTGTTTCCGGACACTGGAAGACCTCGTTTTGGGATACCAGCACCCTCACAAAGGCTTGGTCACCCCTTTGCTGTATCCCGTGCCCCGTGACGCCGACACAGGGGACGAAAGCTCAG ACGATGAGAAGACGCCACAGAGTTTAGTCCCTGTCAACACGGTGACCTTCACCACACCACCGGCAAAACCGCACCCCCATGCTTTGTTCTTGGATAAGTTGCAGGAGCTGAACACGTCAAG TACTGCCAGTGATGTCATCGCGCTGCTCAACGACTATTTCTTTAGCCAGCTTCCCCTGGACATTGAGAGCGTGCGCAAAGGGGCCACCACCCTGTGTCACCTCAAACGGACGCTGGGGGCTGCCTGCCAGGGCCTGAACAG TGAGATTGACCTGACACTCTCAAGTCTGGAGACCCTGGCCAACGTCTTTGACCATCCCAGCTGCTCTTTGCCAAACACACACTCTCAG AGTCCAGACAAGGAGGTCGACACCTTGTTGTGTAAGATTTCAGCTTTGGTCAGCCTCCTTTCTTCGCTGGAAAAAAAG GTACTTAAGGCCCTGCAGGACGCAGTAACCAATCACAATCTGGCTGTGCAGCCCAGCCCACCTCCTCCGGAACCAACACCCACCATTGCCACTTCTGCCCAGAGCCACGGGCATCGGCAGCTGCCAGTCCACTCCTTCCAG GTAAAGATGCTGCGTTACGGCAGGCAGACGGTGTCAGTGGATGTGAGTGCAGGGGTGCTGCTCTTTGACAGGAAGTCCAGCCCATTGGATGTAGAGCAGGTCTCACATGACAGAG TCCTTCAGGTTGTCAAGTACCAGAGTTGCCCTGCCAAGGTACGCGTGGTGATTGACAGCCATCGCAATGCACCACGCGAGATGATATTTGAGAGTACGCGG AAGGGCGACGCCTTCTGCCAACTCCTCCAGCTGATGAAAACGAGGCATTCAAAGCTCAGCCAACCCGACGTCATCTCTGTTTTTGTTGGCACGTGGAATATGG GTGGCTCCCCTCCGCCTCGCAGCCTGCAGTCATGGGTCACCTGCTGTGGTTTGGGACACACCCCTGACGAGTTTGTTGCCTCGCTGCCTCATGACATCTACGCCTTGGGCACGCAGGAGAACCCGCAGGGGGAGAGGGAGTGGGCGGAGCACATTAGAGCCACCCTTCGCAGCCACACCCACATCGACTTCAAACAA GTGGCAGTGCAGTCCCTGTGGAACATGCGTTTGGTTGTGTTTGTGAAGCCAGAACATGAACACAGCATCAGCCAAGTGAGCACAGCCAGTGTAAAAACGGGCCTGGCTAACACTCTGG GGAACAAGGGAGCAGTGGGTGTGTCGTTCCACTTTAATGGAACATCTTTTGGCTTTGTCAACTGCCACCTGACCTCTGGAAGTGAGAAAGCTCCAAG GAGGAACCAGAACTTTGTTGACATCCTCAGACTGCTTTCATTAGGCAACAAACACCTCGATGCCTTCGACATCAGCCTGCGCTTCACACACCTCTTCTGGTGCGGAGACCTCAACTACCGACTGGACCTGGACGTGCAG GATATTCTCAAGCATGTATCCAAAAGGGAGTTTGAGGAGCTCATGTGTGCGGACCAGCTGACCCGAGAGAGGCACAAGCGGAAGGCCTTTTTGTATTTCA AGGAAGAGAAGATTGCATTTCCACCAACCTATCGGTATGAAAGAGGCTCCAGGGACTGCTACCTGTGGCAAAAGTACAAAACTTCAGGG GTGCGAGTCAACGTTCCGTCATGGTGTGACAGGATTTTGTGGAAGTCGTACCCCAACACGCATGTGGTCTGCACGGCATACG GCTGCACGGACGACATTTTCACCAGCGATCACTCGCCTGTTTTTGCCACCTTCCACGTGGGCGTGACATCACAGTCCGGCTCCAAAGCAG AGCCATGCTCCGGCGTGGAGAGGGCCTGGATTGAACTGGAAGGCATCGAGGCCATCGTGAAGACGGCGAGCAAAGAAAGGTTCTTCATCGACTTTTCTTCCACTTGCCTTGAAG AGATGCGTCGCTCAAGTGAGAATGACTCGCAAAGCTGCGACGTTCCCGGCTTTGTCAAACTAGCCTGGTCCTTCCAGCAGCTGCCAAAG CTTCTCCCACTCAAGTCTGACATggactacctgcaggatcagcACCTGCTGTTGTCCGTCAAGTCGTGTGACGGGTTTGAGTCGTACG GTGAATGCTGCGTGGCTCTGCGCTCGCTGGTGGGGGCGTCTGAGCAGTTTGAGACCTTCCTGAGCCACCGAGGTGAAGAAATCGGCTCCATCAGAGGACGGGTACGGCTTCACGTACCCAAGGACAGACGAGGAATCCGCGAGAAGACCTACG AATGGTTCCGTTTTGAGAAAGACGAAAGAGGTTCCAGCGGGGGTcatgtggcccccacatccacACGAGTCCCAATGAACAG GTCTTTGGCAGCTCATCCCAAGCCGACGCCAAGCAGCTACACCAACCCAGCCTACTTCATCTTCGAGGGCGTGTCGGTGGTCCGAGGAATAGAGGAGGCGCTCCCTCTGCAGCGGAGGGAACCGCAGGTGATCTGGGCCGGCAACGAGGCCTTGCAGCTCCCGAAAATCTCAGGAAGACACGGTTTCAACGCCAGACCCTGTCGCCGATCAGACTTCACAGAAATTGAAATTCCAGCCGTCCTCCCCCACTTCGCTCCGACCGCTCAGCTCCAGACACCTCAAGCCAACTCCTCCTATGAGCTTTTCCCTGCCAAAAAACCCTCCCCCATATCTCCGCCCTCTAGTAAAAGCGTCCCGCCGTGCCAAGAGCAGATGTCCCTTGCAAAAAAACTTCCCCGTGACTCCATCCTGCCGGAGAACAACCTGAGGAACTTGTACATGAACCAGTCGGCCATCCTACGGCAAAAAGCCAAAAGGGATCCTCCAGACAGGAAAACAAAAGCCCCACCGGTTTTCCCCTTCACCTCCACTCCTGTAGGACACTGTCAGGTGCCCGCCCTCTGGGGGGGCGACCAGCAGCATCCCGGCGCTACTGGTGACAACTCCCTCACTGCTTTGCAAATTGCCAAGTCGCTCAGCGAGGTGGACTTCTTCCCTGGACAACATAGCGCTCCATCCTTTCCCAACCAGAGGCCAGGCTACAGGAACGGGCCCGTCTTGCACACAGAGAGGGGCCACAGTTGGGAGAAGGAG GTTTCTGTCCTCCAAGGTGCTCCTGAGACGGTCTGTGAGCTGCTCAGCGCTTTGGGTCTGCAGAAATACACTCTGGGTCTCAGCCTTAATGGCTGGGATGATCTGGATTACTTCAG TGGCATCACCGAAGAGGATCTGCGTGCCGCCGGAGTGACAAACTCCTCTCACCGACGCAGGATCTTGGAGAACCTGCCCAGGAACTGGAATTGA
- the inppl1b gene encoding inositol polyphosphate phosphatase-like 1b isoform X2 — MATAAWYHRDISRVHAEDLLARAGRDGSFLVRDSESVPGAYALCVLFQRHVHTYRILPDGDGLLAVQTTQGVQVNCFRTLEDLVLGYQHPHKGLVTPLLYPVPRDADTGDESSDDEKTPQSLVPVNTVTFTTPPAKPHPHALFLDKLQELNTSSTASDVIALLNDYFFSQLPLDIESVRKGATTLCHLKRTLGAACQGLNSEIDLTLSSLETLANVFDHPSCSLPNTHSQSPDKEVDTLLCKISALVSLLSSLEKKVLKALQDAVTNHNLAVQPSPPPPEPTPTIATSAQSHGHRQLPVHSFQVKMLRYGRQTVSVDVSAGVLLFDRKSSPLDVEQVSHDRVLQVVKYQSCPAKVRVVIDSHRNAPREMIFESTRKGDAFCQLLQLMKTRHSKLSQPDVISVFVGTWNMGGSPPPRSLQSWVTCCGLGHTPDEFVASLPHDIYALGTQENPQGEREWAEHIRATLRSHTHIDFKQVAVQSLWNMRLVVFVKPEHEHSISQVSTASVKTGLANTLGNKGAVGVSFHFNGTSFGFVNCHLTSGSEKAPRRNQNFVDILRLLSLGNKHLDAFDISLRFTHLFWCGDLNYRLDLDVQDILKHVSKREFEELMCADQLTRERHKRKAFLYFKEEKIAFPPTYRYERGSRDCYLWQKYKTSGVRVNVPSWCDRILWKSYPNTHVVCTAYGCTDDIFTSDHSPVFATFHVGVTSQSGSKAEPCSGVERAWIELEGIEAIVKTASKERFFIDFSSTCLEEMRRSSENDSQSCDVPGFVKLAWSFQQLPKLLPLKSDMDYLQDQHLLLSVKSCDGFESYGECCVALRSLVGASEQFETFLSHRGEEIGSIRGRVRLHVPKDRRGIREKTYEWFRFEKDERGSSGGHVAPTSTRVPMNRSLAAHPKPTPSSYTNPAYFIFEGVSVVRGIEEALPLQRREPQVIWAGNEALQLPKISGRHGFNARPCRRSDFTEIEIPAVLPHFAPTAQLQTPQANSSYELFPAKKPSPISPPSSKSVPPCQEQMSLAKKLPRDSILPENNLRNLYMNQSAILRQKAKRDPPDRKTKAPPVFPFTSTPVGHCQVPALWGGDQQHPGATGDNSLTALQIAKSLSEVDFFPGQHSAPSFPNQRPGYRNGPVLHTERGHSWEKEVSVLQGAPETVCELLSALGLQKYTLGLSLNGWDDLDYFSGITEEDLRAAGVTNSSHRRRILENLPRNWN, encoded by the exons ATTTCAACGCCATGTTCACACATATCGCATCCTTCCTGATGGAGACGGCCTCCTTGCGGTGCAG aCCACACAAGGAGTGCAGGTCAACTGTTTCCGGACACTGGAAGACCTCGTTTTGGGATACCAGCACCCTCACAAAGGCTTGGTCACCCCTTTGCTGTATCCCGTGCCCCGTGACGCCGACACAGGGGACGAAAGCTCAG ACGATGAGAAGACGCCACAGAGTTTAGTCCCTGTCAACACGGTGACCTTCACCACACCACCGGCAAAACCGCACCCCCATGCTTTGTTCTTGGATAAGTTGCAGGAGCTGAACACGTCAAG TACTGCCAGTGATGTCATCGCGCTGCTCAACGACTATTTCTTTAGCCAGCTTCCCCTGGACATTGAGAGCGTGCGCAAAGGGGCCACCACCCTGTGTCACCTCAAACGGACGCTGGGGGCTGCCTGCCAGGGCCTGAACAG TGAGATTGACCTGACACTCTCAAGTCTGGAGACCCTGGCCAACGTCTTTGACCATCCCAGCTGCTCTTTGCCAAACACACACTCTCAG AGTCCAGACAAGGAGGTCGACACCTTGTTGTGTAAGATTTCAGCTTTGGTCAGCCTCCTTTCTTCGCTGGAAAAAAAG GTACTTAAGGCCCTGCAGGACGCAGTAACCAATCACAATCTGGCTGTGCAGCCCAGCCCACCTCCTCCGGAACCAACACCCACCATTGCCACTTCTGCCCAGAGCCACGGGCATCGGCAGCTGCCAGTCCACTCCTTCCAG GTAAAGATGCTGCGTTACGGCAGGCAGACGGTGTCAGTGGATGTGAGTGCAGGGGTGCTGCTCTTTGACAGGAAGTCCAGCCCATTGGATGTAGAGCAGGTCTCACATGACAGAG TCCTTCAGGTTGTCAAGTACCAGAGTTGCCCTGCCAAGGTACGCGTGGTGATTGACAGCCATCGCAATGCACCACGCGAGATGATATTTGAGAGTACGCGG AAGGGCGACGCCTTCTGCCAACTCCTCCAGCTGATGAAAACGAGGCATTCAAAGCTCAGCCAACCCGACGTCATCTCTGTTTTTGTTGGCACGTGGAATATGG GTGGCTCCCCTCCGCCTCGCAGCCTGCAGTCATGGGTCACCTGCTGTGGTTTGGGACACACCCCTGACGAGTTTGTTGCCTCGCTGCCTCATGACATCTACGCCTTGGGCACGCAGGAGAACCCGCAGGGGGAGAGGGAGTGGGCGGAGCACATTAGAGCCACCCTTCGCAGCCACACCCACATCGACTTCAAACAA GTGGCAGTGCAGTCCCTGTGGAACATGCGTTTGGTTGTGTTTGTGAAGCCAGAACATGAACACAGCATCAGCCAAGTGAGCACAGCCAGTGTAAAAACGGGCCTGGCTAACACTCTGG GGAACAAGGGAGCAGTGGGTGTGTCGTTCCACTTTAATGGAACATCTTTTGGCTTTGTCAACTGCCACCTGACCTCTGGAAGTGAGAAAGCTCCAAG GAGGAACCAGAACTTTGTTGACATCCTCAGACTGCTTTCATTAGGCAACAAACACCTCGATGCCTTCGACATCAGCCTGCGCTTCACACACCTCTTCTGGTGCGGAGACCTCAACTACCGACTGGACCTGGACGTGCAG GATATTCTCAAGCATGTATCCAAAAGGGAGTTTGAGGAGCTCATGTGTGCGGACCAGCTGACCCGAGAGAGGCACAAGCGGAAGGCCTTTTTGTATTTCA AGGAAGAGAAGATTGCATTTCCACCAACCTATCGGTATGAAAGAGGCTCCAGGGACTGCTACCTGTGGCAAAAGTACAAAACTTCAGGG GTGCGAGTCAACGTTCCGTCATGGTGTGACAGGATTTTGTGGAAGTCGTACCCCAACACGCATGTGGTCTGCACGGCATACG GCTGCACGGACGACATTTTCACCAGCGATCACTCGCCTGTTTTTGCCACCTTCCACGTGGGCGTGACATCACAGTCCGGCTCCAAAGCAG AGCCATGCTCCGGCGTGGAGAGGGCCTGGATTGAACTGGAAGGCATCGAGGCCATCGTGAAGACGGCGAGCAAAGAAAGGTTCTTCATCGACTTTTCTTCCACTTGCCTTGAAG AGATGCGTCGCTCAAGTGAGAATGACTCGCAAAGCTGCGACGTTCCCGGCTTTGTCAAACTAGCCTGGTCCTTCCAGCAGCTGCCAAAG CTTCTCCCACTCAAGTCTGACATggactacctgcaggatcagcACCTGCTGTTGTCCGTCAAGTCGTGTGACGGGTTTGAGTCGTACG GTGAATGCTGCGTGGCTCTGCGCTCGCTGGTGGGGGCGTCTGAGCAGTTTGAGACCTTCCTGAGCCACCGAGGTGAAGAAATCGGCTCCATCAGAGGACGGGTACGGCTTCACGTACCCAAGGACAGACGAGGAATCCGCGAGAAGACCTACG AATGGTTCCGTTTTGAGAAAGACGAAAGAGGTTCCAGCGGGGGTcatgtggcccccacatccacACGAGTCCCAATGAACAG GTCTTTGGCAGCTCATCCCAAGCCGACGCCAAGCAGCTACACCAACCCAGCCTACTTCATCTTCGAGGGCGTGTCGGTGGTCCGAGGAATAGAGGAGGCGCTCCCTCTGCAGCGGAGGGAACCGCAGGTGATCTGGGCCGGCAACGAGGCCTTGCAGCTCCCGAAAATCTCAGGAAGACACGGTTTCAACGCCAGACCCTGTCGCCGATCAGACTTCACAGAAATTGAAATTCCAGCCGTCCTCCCCCACTTCGCTCCGACCGCTCAGCTCCAGACACCTCAAGCCAACTCCTCCTATGAGCTTTTCCCTGCCAAAAAACCCTCCCCCATATCTCCGCCCTCTAGTAAAAGCGTCCCGCCGTGCCAAGAGCAGATGTCCCTTGCAAAAAAACTTCCCCGTGACTCCATCCTGCCGGAGAACAACCTGAGGAACTTGTACATGAACCAGTCGGCCATCCTACGGCAAAAAGCCAAAAGGGATCCTCCAGACAGGAAAACAAAAGCCCCACCGGTTTTCCCCTTCACCTCCACTCCTGTAGGACACTGTCAGGTGCCCGCCCTCTGGGGGGGCGACCAGCAGCATCCCGGCGCTACTGGTGACAACTCCCTCACTGCTTTGCAAATTGCCAAGTCGCTCAGCGAGGTGGACTTCTTCCCTGGACAACATAGCGCTCCATCCTTTCCCAACCAGAGGCCAGGCTACAGGAACGGGCCCGTCTTGCACACAGAGAGGGGCCACAGTTGGGAGAAGGAG GTTTCTGTCCTCCAAGGTGCTCCTGAGACGGTCTGTGAGCTGCTCAGCGCTTTGGGTCTGCAGAAATACACTCTGGGTCTCAGCCTTAATGGCTGGGATGATCTGGATTACTTCAG TGGCATCACCGAAGAGGATCTGCGTGCCGCCGGAGTGACAAACTCCTCTCACCGACGCAGGATCTTGGAGAACCTGCCCAGGAACTGGAATTGA
- the inppl1b gene encoding inositol polyphosphate phosphatase-like 1b isoform X3 — protein MATAAWYHRDISRVHAEDLLARAGRDGSFLVRDSESVPGAYALCVLFQRHVHTYRILPDGDGLLAVQQTTQGVQVNCFRTLEDLVLGYQHPHKGLVTPLLYPVPRDADTGDESSDDEKTPQSLVPVNTVTFTTPPAKPHPHALFLDKLQELNTSSTASDVIALLNDYFFSQLPLDIESVRKGATTLCHLKRTLGAACQGLNSEIDLTLSSLETLANVFDHPSCSLPNTHSQSPDKEVDTLLCKISALVSLLSSLEKKVLKALQDAVTNHNLAVQPSPPPPEPTPTIATSAQSHGHRQLPVHSFQVKMLRYGRQTVSVDVSAGVLLFDRKSSPLDVEQVSHDRVLQVVKYQSCPAKVRVVIDSHRNAPREMIFESTRKGDAFCQLLQLMKTRHSKLSQPDVISVFVGTWNMGGSPPPRSLQSWVTCCGLGHTPDEFVASLPHDIYALGTQENPQGEREWAEHIRATLRSHTHIDFKQVAVQSLWNMRLVVFVKPEHEHSISQVSTASVKTGLANTLGNKGAVGVSFHFNGTSFGFVNCHLTSGSEKAPRRNQNFVDILRLLSLGNKHLDAFDISLRFTHLFWCGDLNYRLDLDVQRKRRLHFHQPIGMKEAPGTATCGKSTKLQGCESTFRHGVTGFCGSRTPTRMWSARHTVRMGGVSKREATLRTFHEHGCLWAGCTDDIFTSDHSPVFATFHVGVTSQSGSKAEPCSGVERAWIELEGIEAIVKTASKERFFIDFSSTCLEEMRRSSENDSQSCDVPGFVKLAWSFQQLPKLLPLKSDMDYLQDQHLLLSVKSCDGFESYGECCVALRSLVGASEQFETFLSHRGEEIGSIRGRVRLHVPKDRRGIREKTYEWFRFEKDERGSSGGHVAPTSTRVPMNRSLAAHPKPTPSSYTNPAYFIFEGVSVVRGIEEALPLQRREPQVIWAGNEALQLPKISGRHGFNARPCRRSDFTEIEIPAVLPHFAPTAQLQTPQANSSYELFPAKKPSPISPPSSKSVPPCQEQMSLAKKLPRDSILPENNLRNLYMNQSAILRQKAKRDPPDRKTKAPPVFPFTSTPVGHCQVPALWGGDQQHPGATGDNSLTALQIAKSLSEVDFFPGQHSAPSFPNQRPGYRNGPVLHTERGHSWEKEVSVLQGAPETVCELLSALGLQKYTLGLSLNGWDDLDYFSGITEEDLRAAGVTNSSHRRRILENLPRNWN, from the exons ATTTCAACGCCATGTTCACACATATCGCATCCTTCCTGATGGAGACGGCCTCCTTGCGGTGCAG cagaCCACACAAGGAGTGCAGGTCAACTGTTTCCGGACACTGGAAGACCTCGTTTTGGGATACCAGCACCCTCACAAAGGCTTGGTCACCCCTTTGCTGTATCCCGTGCCCCGTGACGCCGACACAGGGGACGAAAGCTCAG ACGATGAGAAGACGCCACAGAGTTTAGTCCCTGTCAACACGGTGACCTTCACCACACCACCGGCAAAACCGCACCCCCATGCTTTGTTCTTGGATAAGTTGCAGGAGCTGAACACGTCAAG TACTGCCAGTGATGTCATCGCGCTGCTCAACGACTATTTCTTTAGCCAGCTTCCCCTGGACATTGAGAGCGTGCGCAAAGGGGCCACCACCCTGTGTCACCTCAAACGGACGCTGGGGGCTGCCTGCCAGGGCCTGAACAG TGAGATTGACCTGACACTCTCAAGTCTGGAGACCCTGGCCAACGTCTTTGACCATCCCAGCTGCTCTTTGCCAAACACACACTCTCAG AGTCCAGACAAGGAGGTCGACACCTTGTTGTGTAAGATTTCAGCTTTGGTCAGCCTCCTTTCTTCGCTGGAAAAAAAG GTACTTAAGGCCCTGCAGGACGCAGTAACCAATCACAATCTGGCTGTGCAGCCCAGCCCACCTCCTCCGGAACCAACACCCACCATTGCCACTTCTGCCCAGAGCCACGGGCATCGGCAGCTGCCAGTCCACTCCTTCCAG GTAAAGATGCTGCGTTACGGCAGGCAGACGGTGTCAGTGGATGTGAGTGCAGGGGTGCTGCTCTTTGACAGGAAGTCCAGCCCATTGGATGTAGAGCAGGTCTCACATGACAGAG TCCTTCAGGTTGTCAAGTACCAGAGTTGCCCTGCCAAGGTACGCGTGGTGATTGACAGCCATCGCAATGCACCACGCGAGATGATATTTGAGAGTACGCGG AAGGGCGACGCCTTCTGCCAACTCCTCCAGCTGATGAAAACGAGGCATTCAAAGCTCAGCCAACCCGACGTCATCTCTGTTTTTGTTGGCACGTGGAATATGG GTGGCTCCCCTCCGCCTCGCAGCCTGCAGTCATGGGTCACCTGCTGTGGTTTGGGACACACCCCTGACGAGTTTGTTGCCTCGCTGCCTCATGACATCTACGCCTTGGGCACGCAGGAGAACCCGCAGGGGGAGAGGGAGTGGGCGGAGCACATTAGAGCCACCCTTCGCAGCCACACCCACATCGACTTCAAACAA GTGGCAGTGCAGTCCCTGTGGAACATGCGTTTGGTTGTGTTTGTGAAGCCAGAACATGAACACAGCATCAGCCAAGTGAGCACAGCCAGTGTAAAAACGGGCCTGGCTAACACTCTGG GGAACAAGGGAGCAGTGGGTGTGTCGTTCCACTTTAATGGAACATCTTTTGGCTTTGTCAACTGCCACCTGACCTCTGGAAGTGAGAAAGCTCCAAG GAGGAACCAGAACTTTGTTGACATCCTCAGACTGCTTTCATTAGGCAACAAACACCTCGATGCCTTCGACATCAGCCTGCGCTTCACACACCTCTTCTGGTGCGGAGACCTCAACTACCGACTGGACCTGGACGTGCAG AGGAAGAGAAGATTGCATTTCCACCAACCTATCGGTATGAAAGAGGCTCCAGGGACTGCTACCTGTGGCAAAAGTACAAAACTTCAGGG GTGCGAGTCAACGTTCCGTCATGGTGTGACAGGATTTTGTGGAAGTCGTACCCCAACACGCATGTGGTCTGCACGGCATACGGTGAGAATGGGAGGAGTCTCGAAGAGAGAGGCAACGCTTCGTACTTTTCATGAACATGGTTGTCTGTGGGCAGGCTGCACGGACGACATTTTCACCAGCGATCACTCGCCTGTTTTTGCCACCTTCCACGTGGGCGTGACATCACAGTCCGGCTCCAAAGCAG AGCCATGCTCCGGCGTGGAGAGGGCCTGGATTGAACTGGAAGGCATCGAGGCCATCGTGAAGACGGCGAGCAAAGAAAGGTTCTTCATCGACTTTTCTTCCACTTGCCTTGAAG AGATGCGTCGCTCAAGTGAGAATGACTCGCAAAGCTGCGACGTTCCCGGCTTTGTCAAACTAGCCTGGTCCTTCCAGCAGCTGCCAAAG CTTCTCCCACTCAAGTCTGACATggactacctgcaggatcagcACCTGCTGTTGTCCGTCAAGTCGTGTGACGGGTTTGAGTCGTACG GTGAATGCTGCGTGGCTCTGCGCTCGCTGGTGGGGGCGTCTGAGCAGTTTGAGACCTTCCTGAGCCACCGAGGTGAAGAAATCGGCTCCATCAGAGGACGGGTACGGCTTCACGTACCCAAGGACAGACGAGGAATCCGCGAGAAGACCTACG AATGGTTCCGTTTTGAGAAAGACGAAAGAGGTTCCAGCGGGGGTcatgtggcccccacatccacACGAGTCCCAATGAACAG GTCTTTGGCAGCTCATCCCAAGCCGACGCCAAGCAGCTACACCAACCCAGCCTACTTCATCTTCGAGGGCGTGTCGGTGGTCCGAGGAATAGAGGAGGCGCTCCCTCTGCAGCGGAGGGAACCGCAGGTGATCTGGGCCGGCAACGAGGCCTTGCAGCTCCCGAAAATCTCAGGAAGACACGGTTTCAACGCCAGACCCTGTCGCCGATCAGACTTCACAGAAATTGAAATTCCAGCCGTCCTCCCCCACTTCGCTCCGACCGCTCAGCTCCAGACACCTCAAGCCAACTCCTCCTATGAGCTTTTCCCTGCCAAAAAACCCTCCCCCATATCTCCGCCCTCTAGTAAAAGCGTCCCGCCGTGCCAAGAGCAGATGTCCCTTGCAAAAAAACTTCCCCGTGACTCCATCCTGCCGGAGAACAACCTGAGGAACTTGTACATGAACCAGTCGGCCATCCTACGGCAAAAAGCCAAAAGGGATCCTCCAGACAGGAAAACAAAAGCCCCACCGGTTTTCCCCTTCACCTCCACTCCTGTAGGACACTGTCAGGTGCCCGCCCTCTGGGGGGGCGACCAGCAGCATCCCGGCGCTACTGGTGACAACTCCCTCACTGCTTTGCAAATTGCCAAGTCGCTCAGCGAGGTGGACTTCTTCCCTGGACAACATAGCGCTCCATCCTTTCCCAACCAGAGGCCAGGCTACAGGAACGGGCCCGTCTTGCACACAGAGAGGGGCCACAGTTGGGAGAAGGAG GTTTCTGTCCTCCAAGGTGCTCCTGAGACGGTCTGTGAGCTGCTCAGCGCTTTGGGTCTGCAGAAATACACTCTGGGTCTCAGCCTTAATGGCTGGGATGATCTGGATTACTTCAG TGGCATCACCGAAGAGGATCTGCGTGCCGCCGGAGTGACAAACTCCTCTCACCGACGCAGGATCTTGGAGAACCTGCCCAGGAACTGGAATTGA